From a region of the Gordonia sp. PP30 genome:
- a CDS encoding 5-(carboxyamino)imidazole ribonucleotide synthase, giving the protein MPTVTMIGGGQLARMTHQAAIALGQCLRVLAGSPGEPAAAVSADVVLGSHDSLDDLLRAAEGAVALTFDHEGVPLAHLEALEQRGVAVRPPSAALRYAQDKLEMRRRLAALGLPVPDFADLSGDPEQARAALLTFGAAHDWQIVLKAVRGGYDGRGVWLIDGDEAAALEVFDGARGGDTVLMAEQKVAMARELSAMVARSPYGQGAAWPVVETIQRHGQCAVVLAPAPDLDPETAARAQRMALELAAELGVVGNMAMELFETTGGELVVNELAMRPHNSGHWTMDGCVTSQFEQHLRAVLDYPLGDTSATAETVVMANILGAAQAPEMSMDERLHHLMARLPEAKVHLYGKSERPDRKVGHVNIVSRPGQSRDDVRERAERAAHWMSHGVWTDGWDRRADDRPGHDA; this is encoded by the coding sequence ATGCCGACCGTGACCATGATCGGCGGCGGACAGCTCGCCCGGATGACCCATCAGGCCGCGATCGCGCTCGGCCAGTGCCTGCGTGTGCTCGCCGGTTCACCCGGTGAACCGGCCGCCGCGGTCAGCGCCGATGTGGTCCTCGGCTCGCACGACTCGCTCGACGACCTGCTGCGCGCCGCCGAAGGCGCCGTCGCTCTCACCTTCGACCACGAGGGCGTGCCGCTGGCGCACCTGGAGGCGCTGGAGCAGCGCGGGGTGGCCGTCCGGCCGCCGTCGGCGGCGCTGCGGTACGCGCAGGACAAGCTCGAGATGCGCCGCCGGCTGGCGGCGCTCGGCCTGCCGGTGCCCGACTTCGCCGACCTGTCCGGCGACCCGGAGCAGGCCCGCGCGGCCCTGCTCACGTTCGGCGCCGCGCACGACTGGCAGATCGTCCTCAAAGCCGTCCGCGGCGGGTACGACGGCCGCGGCGTCTGGCTGATCGACGGCGACGAGGCCGCCGCGCTGGAGGTCTTCGACGGCGCCCGCGGCGGCGACACGGTGCTGATGGCCGAGCAGAAGGTCGCGATGGCCCGTGAACTGTCGGCCATGGTGGCGCGCAGCCCGTACGGGCAGGGCGCGGCGTGGCCGGTGGTGGAGACCATCCAGCGGCACGGTCAGTGCGCCGTCGTGCTGGCACCCGCGCCGGACCTGGATCCCGAGACGGCCGCCCGCGCGCAGCGGATGGCGCTGGAACTGGCCGCCGAGCTGGGGGTCGTGGGGAACATGGCGATGGAGCTGTTCGAGACCACCGGCGGTGAGCTGGTGGTCAACGAACTGGCGATGCGCCCGCACAACAGCGGTCACTGGACCATGGACGGCTGTGTGACCTCGCAGTTCGAACAGCACCTGCGCGCGGTCCTCGACTATCCGCTCGGCGACACCTCGGCGACCGCGGAGACGGTGGTGATGGCGAACATCCTGGGTGCCGCGCAGGCCCCCGAGATGAGCATGGACGAGCGGCTGCATCACCTGATGGCCCGGCTGCCGGAGGCCAAGGTGCACCTGTACGGCAAGTCCGAGCGGCCCGACCGCAAGGTGGGCCACGTCAACATCGTGTCGCGGCCCGGGCAGTCCCGCGACGACGTGCGTGAGCGGGCCGAGCGGGCCGCCCACTGGATGAGCCACGGTGTGTGGACCGACGGCTGGGATCGCCGCGCCGACGACCGTCCCGGCCACGACGCTTAA
- the purE gene encoding 5-(carboxyamino)imidazole ribonucleotide mutase, with protein MTPAPRVGLIMGSDSDWPVMTLAAEALAEFGVPFEVGVVSAHRTPQRMIDYARGAADRGVQVIIAGAGGAAHLPGMVAAATPLPVIGVPVPLKYLDGMDSLLSIVQMPAGVPVATVSIGGARNAGLLAVRILGASDERLRAAMAEFQADLEALVLEKDEKLRRSLLED; from the coding sequence ATGACCCCCGCACCGCGTGTCGGCCTGATCATGGGCAGCGACTCGGACTGGCCGGTGATGACACTGGCCGCCGAGGCGCTGGCCGAGTTCGGCGTGCCCTTCGAGGTGGGCGTGGTGTCCGCGCACCGCACCCCGCAGCGGATGATCGACTACGCCCGCGGCGCCGCCGACCGCGGCGTGCAGGTGATCATCGCCGGTGCGGGCGGCGCCGCCCACCTGCCGGGCATGGTCGCCGCGGCGACCCCGCTGCCGGTGATCGGTGTCCCGGTGCCGCTGAAGTACCTCGACGGCATGGACTCGCTGCTGTCGATCGTCCAGATGCCGGCCGGTGTTCCGGTGGCGACGGTCTCGATCGGCGGCGCCCGGAACGCGGGTCTGCTCGCGGTCCGGATCCTCGGCGCCTCCGACGAGCGCCTGCGCGCCGCGATGGCCGAGTTCCAGGCCGACCTGGAGGCGCTGGTCCTGGAGAAGGACGAGAAACTGCGCCGCAGCCTCCTCGAGGACTGA
- a CDS encoding DUF664 domain-containing protein: MAGPLEDACRTVAEETFGAIAAALDDCDDETVNATPLPGTVNSVFALVTHLDGVIADWGGNLVAGEHLLRDRAAEFTATGTVAQARALLDRMRDRLPRYLDLALTEGIANPRGISSTRADAASSTPEFVVIHLLRELTQHTGHVQICRDLVARR; this comes from the coding sequence ATGGCCGGGCCGCTCGAGGACGCGTGCCGCACCGTCGCCGAGGAGACCTTCGGCGCGATCGCCGCGGCGCTCGACGACTGCGACGACGAGACGGTGAACGCCACCCCGCTGCCGGGCACGGTGAACTCGGTGTTCGCGCTGGTGACGCACCTCGACGGCGTGATCGCCGACTGGGGCGGGAATCTGGTGGCCGGTGAACATCTTCTGCGGGACCGCGCGGCCGAGTTCACCGCGACCGGCACCGTCGCGCAGGCGCGCGCTCTGCTCGACCGGATGCGTGACCGGCTGCCGCGCTACCTGGACCTCGCGCTGACCGAGGGGATCGCGAACCCGCGGGGCATCTCGTCGACCCGCGCGGACGCCGCGTCGTCGACCCCGGAGTTCGTGGTAATCCACCTGCTGCGCGAGCTGACCCAGCACACCGGGCACGTGCAGATCTGCCGGGACCTGGTCGCCCGGCGCTGA
- a CDS encoding nitronate monooxygenase encodes MLDLTALSVPIVGAPMAGGPSTPALTAAVSAAGGFGILAGAYLSPDQLREQIAAVRDRTDAPFGVNLFVPEEIPFDAAAFDAYREALLSLAARYGAELPEHVDYSDDRFDAKVGVLLDEGVAAVSFTFGVPEPAVFATFTERAVATIATVTGPLEAEIAVAAGATALCAQGVEAGGHRGTFHISNDDREIGVLDLIGQVTGLDVPVIGAGGVGGRDDVAAMLDAGAIAAQAGTAFLRTPEAGTRQAHRDALTDPRFTETATTRAYSGRLARGLVNDFIRDFTEAAPPVYPQINTLTGPLRKAAAHDPQVINLWAGTGWRGARETGAADVVAALDPR; translated from the coding sequence ATGCTCGACCTGACCGCCCTGTCCGTCCCGATCGTCGGAGCGCCGATGGCCGGCGGACCGTCCACTCCCGCGCTGACCGCCGCGGTCAGCGCCGCCGGCGGTTTCGGGATCCTGGCCGGCGCCTATCTCTCCCCGGACCAGCTGCGCGAGCAGATCGCCGCGGTGCGCGACCGCACCGACGCGCCGTTCGGGGTCAATCTCTTCGTCCCCGAGGAGATTCCGTTCGACGCCGCGGCGTTCGACGCCTACCGCGAGGCCCTGCTGTCGCTCGCCGCCCGGTACGGCGCCGAGCTGCCCGAGCACGTCGACTACAGCGACGACCGGTTCGACGCCAAGGTCGGCGTACTGCTCGACGAGGGGGTCGCCGCCGTCTCATTCACCTTCGGAGTGCCCGAGCCCGCCGTCTTCGCCACCTTCACCGAGCGCGCTGTCGCGACGATCGCGACCGTCACCGGGCCGCTCGAAGCGGAGATCGCGGTCGCCGCCGGTGCCACCGCGCTCTGCGCCCAGGGCGTGGAGGCGGGCGGGCATCGCGGTACCTTCCACATCAGCAACGACGACCGCGAGATCGGCGTGCTCGACCTGATCGGCCAGGTCACCGGGCTCGACGTGCCGGTGATCGGTGCGGGCGGGGTCGGCGGCCGCGACGACGTCGCCGCGATGCTCGACGCCGGGGCGATCGCCGCCCAGGCCGGCACGGCATTCCTGCGCACCCCGGAGGCCGGCACCCGGCAAGCCCACCGGGACGCCCTCACCGACCCGCGGTTCACCGAAACGGCCACCACCCGGGCCTATTCGGGCCGCCTCGCGCGGGGCCTGGTCAACGACTTCATTCGCGACTTCACCGAGGCCGCTCCCCCCGTCTACCCGCAGATCAACACCCTCACCGGTCCGCTGCGCAAGGCCGCCGCCCACGACCCGCAGGTGATCAACCTGTGGGCAGGCACCGGTTGGCGCGGCGCCCGGGAGACCGGTGCCGCCGACGTCGTCGCCGCCCTCGACCCGCGCTGA
- a CDS encoding HNH endonuclease signature motif containing protein, whose product MNGDDGSFNAAGLLAGLSPAALVAVIGAAEEQLADAPLAALSEDGLLALLDSREQARRTGVAVDAALYVEISDRGAYSRAGYNTMHQLYTGALRLGDGESKRRRVAAASIGRFTEMTGERREPALPCTAEAVAEGAIGEAHVVVIEEVMDRIPRAVDPAARDKAEELLAGAARTLNPAGLMVVGNRILAHLDPDGTLADDKERQRQRKFRLSPQDRQLMSAIQARMTPQLRAQFEVMFSLWAAPGMNNPGDPDSPFGSADQPGLDPAVLAAAAERDDRLLGQRQHDALEAMLDWVNAQASHARPESLRNQVVVTVTDEDLARGAGVAWTTTGTRMPVSDLVKMAADCVPWLAVFSNATGQPLYLGRAHRLASRAQRLALFARDRGCTAPGCTRPFSQCEMDHTPEWQDGGTTDVDRLGGACGRHNRRHGKNSGQWETIVFTDGPNKGRVGWRPVGSGGPWIVNPLFHPDKLRTGPDVPEAERTPPPVVNHRLGDTPCWSSEVESTSPPGTDSGVEALLEQHLAA is encoded by the coding sequence ATGAACGGCGACGATGGCTCGTTCAACGCCGCGGGCCTCCTTGCCGGGCTCTCGCCGGCGGCCCTGGTCGCGGTGATCGGCGCCGCCGAGGAACAACTCGCTGATGCGCCGTTGGCCGCGCTGTCCGAGGATGGGCTCCTGGCTCTGCTGGATTCGCGGGAGCAGGCCCGCCGTACGGGCGTGGCCGTCGATGCCGCGTTGTATGTGGAGATCTCCGATCGCGGTGCCTACTCGCGGGCTGGATACAACACGATGCACCAGCTGTACACCGGCGCCCTGCGCCTGGGCGACGGTGAATCCAAACGGCGGCGGGTCGCCGCCGCGTCGATCGGCCGATTCACCGAAATGACCGGCGAACGCCGCGAACCCGCCCTCCCGTGCACCGCAGAGGCCGTAGCCGAGGGTGCGATCGGTGAAGCGCATGTCGTGGTGATCGAAGAAGTCATGGACCGGATTCCACGTGCGGTGGACCCGGCTGCGCGGGACAAGGCCGAGGAACTCCTCGCCGGGGCCGCGCGCACCCTGAACCCGGCCGGTCTGATGGTCGTCGGCAACCGGATCCTCGCCCACCTCGACCCCGACGGCACGCTGGCCGACGACAAGGAACGCCAGCGGCAGCGCAAATTCCGTCTATCTCCGCAGGACCGGCAGTTGATGTCGGCCATCCAAGCCCGCATGACCCCGCAACTGCGGGCACAGTTCGAGGTCATGTTCAGCCTGTGGGCCGCCCCCGGGATGAACAATCCCGGTGATCCCGACTCGCCCTTTGGGTCCGCCGATCAACCCGGACTCGATCCGGCGGTTCTGGCCGCCGCGGCTGAGCGCGATGACCGGCTGCTCGGGCAGCGTCAGCACGACGCCCTCGAAGCCATGCTCGACTGGGTCAACGCTCAAGCCTCGCACGCCCGGCCGGAGAGTCTGCGGAATCAGGTCGTGGTGACCGTCACCGATGAGGACCTTGCCCGCGGCGCTGGCGTCGCCTGGACCACGACCGGGACCCGCATGCCCGTTTCTGATCTGGTGAAGATGGCCGCGGACTGCGTGCCGTGGCTGGCGGTGTTCTCCAACGCCACCGGGCAGCCGTTGTATCTGGGCCGCGCCCACCGCCTCGCGTCACGCGCGCAGCGGCTCGCGCTGTTCGCCCGCGATCGTGGGTGCACGGCGCCGGGCTGCACCCGGCCGTTCTCGCAGTGTGAGATGGACCATACGCCGGAGTGGCAGGACGGTGGGACCACCGACGTCGACCGTCTCGGCGGGGCCTGCGGACGACACAACCGCCGCCACGGCAAGAATTCCGGCCAGTGGGAGACGATCGTCTTCACCGACGGCCCGAACAAGGGACGCGTCGGGTGGCGGCCGGTCGGAAGTGGCGGGCCGTGGATCGTCAACCCGCTCTTCCACCCGGACAAGCTGCGGACCGGCCCCGACGTCCCGGAGGCTGAACGGACGCCGCCGCCGGTGGTGAATCATCGCCTCGGCGACACCCCGTGCTGGTCGAGCGAAGTCGAGAGCACCTCACCGCCCGGCACCGACTCCGGCGTCGAAGCTCTTCTCGAACAGCACCTGGCAGCCTGA
- a CDS encoding GNAT family N-acetyltransferase has protein sequence MTTLDAAVLDDPFGCALRGRHARFARAHGSAIAYRRDVSVFYAHPRELTGDDYADLATLAGPGGTVGLRGRSTPLPTGWDALETFELVLYTGEAVEPAADPEFVALTGDDVPEMTALVDLTRPGPFLPRTIELGDYLGYRDPGTGQLLAMAGERAKPDGWTEISAVCTHPDARGRGLARRLIAAVADGIVARGDLPFLHTTADNPARALYESMGFVHRATVPLEIVRVPS, from the coding sequence ATGACCACCCTCGATGCCGCGGTGCTCGACGACCCGTTCGGGTGCGCGCTGCGCGGACGCCACGCCCGGTTCGCGCGGGCGCACGGCAGCGCGATCGCCTACCGGCGCGACGTGTCCGTCTTCTACGCGCATCCGCGCGAGCTGACCGGCGACGACTACGCCGACCTCGCCACGCTCGCCGGCCCGGGCGGCACCGTCGGCCTGCGCGGCCGGTCCACCCCGCTCCCGACCGGCTGGGACGCGCTGGAGACCTTCGAGCTGGTGCTCTACACCGGTGAGGCGGTGGAACCGGCGGCCGATCCGGAGTTCGTGGCACTGACCGGCGACGACGTCCCCGAGATGACCGCCCTGGTCGACCTCACCCGGCCCGGGCCGTTCCTGCCGCGCACCATCGAACTCGGCGACTACCTCGGCTACCGCGACCCCGGCACCGGCCAGCTGCTCGCGATGGCCGGAGAACGCGCCAAACCCGACGGCTGGACCGAGATCAGCGCGGTCTGCACCCATCCCGACGCTCGCGGCCGCGGCCTGGCCCGGCGGCTCATCGCCGCGGTCGCCGACGGGATCGTCGCCCGCGGCGACCTCCCGTTCCTGCACACCACCGCCGACAACCCGGCGCGGGCCCTGTACGAGTCGATGGGCTTCGTCCACCGCGCCACCGTGCCCCTGGAGATCGTGCGGGTTCCGAGCTGA
- a CDS encoding dienelactone hydrolase family protein — MTALLDDFAADEFTHDGITHRYYRYGTGPAVIVIAEVPGITPKVIEFARRVAAAGLTVYLPSLFGTDGASPSPSGPTDLPRVGMTMARTLGKVCVSREFTIFATGKTSPVVGWLRALAAKAHEECGGPGVGAVGMCVTGGFALAMAVDDRMLAPVLSQPSLPFGMTPGRRRTIDISPDDLATVKVRCANGLQVLGARFEGDLMVPGTRFDFLREQLGDAFLGVELPDSAANPEALIPPHSVLTEHLIDEPGQPTRDTLDQVIDFFATKLGVAG, encoded by the coding sequence GTGACCGCACTCCTCGACGACTTCGCCGCCGACGAATTCACCCACGACGGCATCACCCACCGCTACTACCGCTACGGCACCGGGCCGGCGGTCATCGTGATCGCCGAGGTCCCGGGCATCACCCCGAAGGTGATCGAGTTCGCGCGCCGGGTCGCCGCCGCCGGACTCACCGTCTACCTGCCCTCGCTGTTCGGCACCGACGGTGCGTCGCCGTCGCCGTCCGGCCCCACCGACCTGCCGCGCGTCGGCATGACGATGGCCCGGACGCTCGGGAAGGTCTGCGTCTCCCGCGAGTTCACCATCTTCGCGACCGGCAAGACCTCCCCGGTCGTCGGCTGGCTGCGCGCCCTGGCCGCCAAGGCACACGAGGAGTGCGGCGGACCCGGCGTCGGCGCGGTCGGCATGTGCGTGACCGGTGGTTTCGCCCTCGCCATGGCCGTCGACGACCGGATGCTCGCCCCTGTGCTCTCCCAACCCTCCCTGCCGTTCGGGATGACACCGGGCCGCCGCCGGACCATCGACATCTCCCCCGACGACCTGGCGACGGTGAAGGTGCGCTGCGCGAACGGACTGCAGGTGCTCGGCGCGCGCTTCGAGGGCGACCTGATGGTGCCAGGCACCCGCTTCGACTTCCTCCGCGAGCAGCTCGGCGACGCCTTCCTCGGCGTCGAACTGCCCGATTCGGCGGCCAACCCGGAGGCACTGATCCCGCCGCACTCGGTCCTCACCGAGCACCTGATCGACGAGCCCGGGCAGCCGACCCGCGACACCCTGGATCAGGTGATCGACTTCTTCGCCACCAAGCTGGGCGTCGCCGGATGA
- a CDS encoding nitroreductase family deazaflavin-dependent oxidoreductase, with translation MRVPRAVARMNKYVTNPIQSAWAPRLAPWAVVRHVGRTSGTVYSTPVLAWTEHGRISIPLVYGADSDWVRNVLAAGEFTMIRRGRRLRIAGVRILPPDSPDVAGFAKYAGRPFEGVLYGRIVS, from the coding sequence GTGAGAGTCCCCCGCGCCGTCGCCCGGATGAACAAGTACGTCACCAACCCGATTCAGAGCGCGTGGGCGCCGCGGCTCGCGCCGTGGGCCGTGGTGCGGCACGTCGGCCGCACGTCCGGCACCGTCTACTCCACGCCGGTGCTCGCGTGGACCGAGCACGGCCGCATCTCCATTCCCCTCGTCTACGGCGCCGACTCCGACTGGGTGCGCAACGTCCTCGCCGCCGGCGAGTTCACGATGATCCGCCGCGGCCGGCGCCTCCGCATCGCCGGTGTCCGGATTCTGCCGCCGGACTCGCCCGACGTCGCCGGATTCGCCAAGTACGCCGGCCGCCCGTTCGAGGGTGTGCTCTACGGAAGGATCGTGTCGTGA
- a CDS encoding ASCH domain-containing protein: MLISKAIAEQIRAGTVTAQYRRWDVPRVKVGGTQLTPAGVVRFTRVARVNDLDRLTDRAARAAGMKNADALRKALAPRPNRAPSERGSRGGEHIYRINLEWAGEDPRLALREELPDAAACAEIARRTAVLDRRLGDGWTRETLEWIDANPRVVSKRLAELRGVELAPMKTDIRKLKSLGLTISHDVGYELSPRGAAYLAWLRR; encoded by the coding sequence GTGCTCATCTCCAAGGCGATCGCCGAGCAGATCCGGGCCGGGACGGTCACCGCGCAGTACCGGCGCTGGGACGTGCCGCGGGTGAAGGTGGGCGGCACCCAGCTGACCCCGGCCGGGGTGGTGCGGTTCACCCGGGTCGCCCGGGTGAACGACCTCGATCGGCTGACCGACCGGGCCGCCCGCGCCGCGGGGATGAAGAACGCGGACGCCCTGCGGAAGGCGCTGGCGCCCAGACCGAACCGCGCGCCCTCGGAGCGGGGCTCGCGCGGCGGCGAGCACATCTACCGGATCAATCTGGAATGGGCGGGCGAGGACCCGCGGCTGGCACTCCGCGAGGAGCTGCCCGACGCCGCGGCGTGCGCGGAGATCGCCCGCCGCACCGCGGTGCTGGATCGTCGTCTCGGTGACGGCTGGACCCGCGAAACCCTGGAATGGATCGACGCCAACCCCCGGGTGGTGTCCAAGCGACTGGCCGAGCTGCGCGGCGTGGAGCTGGCGCCGATGAAGACCGACATCCGCAAGCTCAAGTCCCTGGGCCTGACCATCAGCCACGACGTCGGCTACGAACTGTCCCCGCGCGGCGCGGCCTATCTCGCCTGGCTGCGGCGGTGA
- a CDS encoding Type 1 glutamine amidotransferase-like domain-containing protein has translation MDLALLSWGAGALPGFLARTTGKTAEQTRLGYLNDAALPYEDAEFVNIDRYRLIDFGYRPTTITARDVPTAAEFADVLDGLDALYVCGGETFVLLGNLHARGQDEVLVEKVRDGLPYLGPSAGAVIAGAGAEPASLMDDPSLAPGLTDHRGLGPVGTSIVPHADGRIELFPPELIAEASRVYSPRLQLTLLHDDQALVVSDDAIDIVESR, from the coding sequence GTGGACCTCGCGCTGCTGTCGTGGGGTGCGGGCGCGCTACCGGGATTCCTGGCCCGCACCACCGGGAAGACCGCGGAGCAGACTCGCCTCGGCTATCTGAACGACGCGGCGCTCCCCTACGAGGACGCGGAGTTCGTCAATATCGACCGCTACCGCCTGATCGACTTCGGCTACCGGCCGACGACGATCACCGCGCGCGATGTCCCGACCGCCGCCGAGTTCGCCGATGTCCTGGACGGACTCGACGCGCTCTACGTGTGCGGCGGCGAGACCTTCGTACTGCTCGGCAACCTGCATGCGCGCGGTCAGGACGAGGTGCTGGTCGAGAAGGTGCGCGACGGCCTGCCGTACCTCGGGCCGTCGGCGGGCGCGGTGATCGCCGGGGCCGGCGCCGAACCCGCATCGCTGATGGACGACCCGTCCTTGGCCCCCGGACTGACCGACCACCGCGGGCTCGGGCCGGTCGGCACCTCGATCGTGCCGCACGCGGACGGCCGGATCGAACTCTTCCCGCCGGAACTGATCGCCGAGGCGTCGCGGGTGTATTCACCGCGCCTGCAGCTGACGCTTCTTCACGACGACCAGGCCCTCGTGGTCTCGGACGACGCGATCGACATCGTCGAGTCTCGCTGA
- a CDS encoding TetR/AcrR family transcriptional regulator encodes MAATDQVSGEAVDLRRRVAAESIRLFAERGYDATTVDDVAAAAGTSRRTLFRQFGSKEGLIFADHDALLEQVAAHLAAAGREGRDPWTAVAEGAELVFTHFAADREFAARRYAVVSRVAPLRDRELVMSSRYQRLFEDFLSRELPEVARTRIVAYAAAVTGVHNYLLRRMSRGDETATAEALAAELRRLADTIGHD; translated from the coding sequence ATGGCAGCGACCGATCAGGTATCCGGCGAAGCGGTCGATCTGCGCCGCCGGGTGGCGGCCGAATCGATCCGGCTCTTCGCCGAGCGCGGCTACGACGCGACCACCGTCGACGACGTCGCGGCGGCCGCCGGAACGTCCCGGCGCACCCTGTTCCGGCAGTTCGGCTCCAAGGAGGGGCTGATCTTCGCCGACCACGACGCGTTGCTCGAACAGGTGGCCGCGCACCTGGCCGCGGCCGGCCGGGAGGGCCGGGATCCGTGGACGGCGGTCGCCGAGGGGGCGGAACTGGTCTTCACCCATTTCGCCGCGGACCGCGAGTTCGCCGCGCGGCGCTACGCCGTCGTCTCCCGGGTGGCGCCGCTGCGTGATCGGGAACTGGTGATGTCGTCGCGCTATCAGCGGCTGTTCGAGGACTTCCTGTCCCGCGAGCTGCCCGAGGTGGCGCGGACCCGGATCGTCGCCTACGCCGCCGCGGTGACCGGGGTGCACAATTACCTGCTGCGCCGGATGAGCCGCGGCGACGAGACGGCCACCGCCGAGGCGCTCGCCGCCGAGTTGCGGCGGCTGGCGGACACCATCGGCCACGATTGA
- a CDS encoding acyl-CoA dehydrogenase gives MAYGNPDFDLFQLPEEHQALREAIRDLSEKAIAPHAKDVDEKARFPEEAREALVASGFNAIHVPEQFDGQGGDSVAACIVIEEVARVDVSASLIPAVNKLGTMGLILSGSDELKAKVLPSIASGEAMASYALSEREAGSDAASMKTRARKDGDTWVINGSKCWITNGGKSTWYTVMAVTDPEKGANGISAFMVHKDDPGFTVGPLEHKLGIKGSPTAELYFENCTIPEDRIIGDEGTGFKTALATLDHTRPTIGAQAVGVAQGALDQAIAYVKDRKQFGKTISQFQGVEFMIADMAMKVEAARLMVYTAAARAERGEKNLGFISSASKCLASDVAMEVTTDAVQLFGGAGYTTDFPVERMMRDAKITQIYEGTNQIQRLVMARQLLR, from the coding sequence ATGGCTTACGGCAACCCCGACTTCGACCTGTTCCAGCTGCCCGAGGAGCACCAGGCGCTGCGCGAGGCGATCCGCGATCTGTCCGAGAAGGCGATCGCCCCGCACGCCAAGGACGTCGACGAGAAGGCCCGCTTCCCCGAGGAGGCCCGCGAGGCCCTCGTCGCCAGCGGCTTCAACGCCATCCACGTGCCGGAGCAGTTCGACGGCCAGGGCGGCGACTCGGTGGCCGCGTGCATCGTGATCGAGGAGGTCGCCCGCGTCGACGTCTCGGCGTCGCTGATCCCGGCCGTCAACAAGCTCGGCACCATGGGCCTGATCCTGTCCGGTTCCGACGAGCTCAAGGCGAAGGTGCTGCCGTCGATCGCGTCGGGTGAGGCGATGGCGTCGTACGCGCTGTCCGAGCGCGAGGCCGGTTCCGACGCCGCGTCGATGAAGACCCGCGCCCGCAAGGACGGCGACACCTGGGTGATCAACGGCTCCAAGTGCTGGATCACCAACGGCGGCAAGTCCACCTGGTACACCGTCATGGCCGTGACCGACCCGGAGAAGGGCGCCAACGGTATCTCGGCGTTCATGGTCCACAAGGACGACCCGGGCTTCACCGTCGGCCCGCTGGAGCACAAGCTCGGCATCAAGGGCAGCCCCACCGCCGAGCTGTACTTCGAGAACTGCACCATCCCGGAGGACCGCATCATCGGCGACGAGGGCACCGGCTTCAAGACCGCGCTGGCCACCCTCGACCACACCCGCCCGACCATCGGCGCGCAGGCCGTCGGTGTCGCGCAGGGCGCCCTCGACCAGGCGATCGCCTACGTCAAGGACCGCAAGCAGTTCGGCAAGACCATCAGCCAGTTCCAGGGCGTCGAGTTCATGATCGCCGACATGGCGATGAAGGTGGAGGCCGCGCGCCTGATGGTCTACACCGCCGCCGCGCGTGCCGAGCGCGGCGAGAAGAACCTGGGCTTCATCAGCTCGGCGTCCAAGTGCCTCGCGTCGGATGTCGCCATGGAGGTCACCACCGATGCCGTGCAGCTGTTCGGCGGTGCCGGCTACACCACCGACTTCCCGGTCGAGCGCATGATGCGCGACGCCAAGATCACCCAGATCTACGAGGGCACCAACCAGATCCAGCGCCTGGTGATGGCGCGGCAGCTTCTGCGCTGA
- a CDS encoding TIGR03089 family protein, translating into MRELMPSTVTGAVFEAVTDRARPLLTYYGTGAPGAGPDMPTQRVGLSGATLENWSAKIANYLRDEAGLLPGDTVAVDLPEHWQSAATLLGAWWAGLRVALPGDTGDARVVFTTAGRLDDHPEAEELIAVPLDPFGGRVPGLPAFAGDFGDTVRPHGDRFSPSGAGPLALGELGVADVLARAAAAAETAGITAGMRVLSTRPWRTDDGVVDHLLAPLLAGAALVWADPVAGLDLPAIAETEKTGLTLG; encoded by the coding sequence GTGCGTGAACTGATGCCGTCGACCGTCACCGGGGCCGTGTTCGAGGCCGTCACCGACCGCGCCCGCCCGCTGCTCACCTACTACGGCACCGGGGCGCCGGGAGCGGGCCCCGATATGCCGACTCAGCGCGTCGGGCTGTCCGGGGCGACGCTGGAGAACTGGTCGGCCAAGATCGCGAACTATCTGCGCGACGAGGCCGGCCTGCTGCCCGGCGACACGGTGGCCGTGGACCTGCCCGAGCATTGGCAGAGCGCCGCCACGCTGCTCGGCGCCTGGTGGGCCGGGCTGCGGGTGGCACTGCCGGGTGACACCGGTGACGCGCGCGTCGTGTTCACCACCGCCGGCCGGCTGGACGATCATCCGGAGGCCGAGGAACTGATCGCGGTGCCGCTGGACCCGTTCGGCGGCCGGGTCCCCGGCCTCCCCGCCTTCGCCGGCGACTTCGGCGATACGGTGCGCCCGCACGGCGACCGCTTCTCCCCCTCCGGAGCCGGCCCGCTGGCGCTCGGTGAACTCGGTGTGGCCGACGTCCTCGCCCGCGCCGCCGCGGCCGCCGAGACGGCGGGCATCACGGCCGGAATGCGGGTGCTCTCCACCCGTCCGTGGCGCACCGACGACGGCGTCGTCGATCATCTGCTGGCCCCGCTGCTGGCCGGAGCGGCCCTGGTGTGGGCCGATCCTGTTGCGGGACTTGATCTTCCGGCGATCGCCGAGACGGAGAAGACCGGCCTCACCCTGGGGTGA